The DNA region GACGATCCCCGTGAACGGGGCTAGGATCTTCTCGAACGACTTCAGCTGCTCGTAGTGCTGAAGTTGCCCGCGCGCCGCGTTCACCCGAGCAAGAGCGGCGTCATACATCGCCTGCTTTTCGTCGAGAGCCTGCTGGGAGACCGCCCGCGTCAGGATGAGCCCCTTCCATCGGTCAAGCGTAATCCGCGCGATGACAAGGTTCGCTTCCGCGGAGTGGAGGGCGCCTTCGTATGCTTCGACCGACTTGTCGATATCGGGCGCATCGATCTCCGCCATCAGCTGTCCCTCCTTGACTCGCTCGCCGATATCGACCCACCAGTTCTTGATGTAGCCGTTGACCCGTGCCCAGATAGGCGTCTCGTAGTAGCCCCTCGCGGTCCCGGGCAGGAGAAGATCGGTCAGGGGCTTCGGCTTCTCCGGCAACGTCACCGACACGGCGATCTTTTCCCCTGCGAGCATCGCCCGATGGAGCGCGATCTTATTGAACAATCTTGGAATCAACCCGATCAGGAACAACGCGAGCAAGGCTCCGCCGAAAAGAACCGCAAAGCGATAAATCCCCCTCCCCTTCGGAAGCTTGCCGCACGACTTGCCGGTGAAGCCGACCTCCTCCGGAGCGACTTCCGGCGCCGACGGCGGCTCGATCACCCCGTCTGCACCCTGATGGGCCCGGCTCCATCGCTTGTCCGGGTATTGCGGCGTCTCCTGCCCCCCCTGGACAAGGCCGCTTCCGTTTTCGACCGGCTCGAAACCTTCGGGCATATTCATTCCTTTCTCTCCGGACGCCCGCGAATGAGGGAATAAATCACCGGCACCACGAACAAGGTGCCGACCGTAGCGAAAAGCAAGCCGCCGATAACCGCTCTTCCCAAGGGCGCGTTTTGCTCTCCTCCCTCACCCAACCCCAAGGACATGGGCAGCATCCCCAGGATCATCGCTCCCGCCGTCATTATCACCGGCCGGAGCCGAATCTTTCCCGCCAGCCAAGCCGCCGTGGTCGCGTCGTTCCCATTGCGCATCTCCTCGTTCGCGAAGGTGATCAGCAGGATGCTGTTCGAGGTCGCCACCCCGACCGTCATGATCGTGCCCATGAGCGAGGGGACATTGAAGGTCGTTCCCGTCAAGTAGAGCATCCAGACGATCCCGCAGGCTCCAACGGGCAGCGCGGTCAGAATGATGAAAGGGTCGAGCCATCCCTGAAAATTCACGACAAGCAAGAAATAGACCATCGCGATTGCAAAGACCGTTCCTAAGCCCAGCCGGAGGAACGCGCTGTTCATGCTCTGGGCCTGCCCCCGCACATGGATATCGTATCCCGGAGGAAGCTTTTTGCTGAAGTCGTCGACGACCTTTTGCACGTCGCCGGCAACTCCACCCAAGTCCCGTCCCTGGATGTTCACGAAGACGTTCTTGAGCGGCTTCATGTTGTAGTGGCTGATGACCGCTGCCTTCCTGGTCCGGCGCAGCTCTATGAGATTGCTGATGAGCTGCGGCTCGAGATGGGTCGTCAGCAAGCGGGAATAGATCTCTTCCGATGGATAGCCTACGTTGAGGTTCATCAGCCAGTTCCGGGAATCGAGCTTGAACTGCGGACTCTGCACGACGAGCGGGTAGTTGATGGTCGTCTCCGGGTCCGCCCAGTAATTGGGAGCCACGACATAGCTGGAGCTTAAGTGGTTGAGCACGTTGTCGGCGACCTGCTTTTGGGTCATCCCCAGGTCGAGCGCCCGAATCCGGTCAACCTCGATGTGCAGATAGGGTTGCCGCATTTGATAGACGATCGCGTCCACCGCTCCCGGGATCTTGCGAATCCTCCTTTCAATCTTTTGCGCCACGTCGGTGACGAGTTTCTCGTTTTTCCCCTCGACCTGGATGTCGATGGGAGCGGCCGAACCAAAGTTCAGGATCTGGTTGACCATGTCCGCCGCTTGGAAGAAGAAGCGGCAGCCGGGAAATTTCAGCGGCAGCTCCTCCCGCAACTTCTTCACGTAATAGGCCGTCGGACGATGATCCTCCTTGAGGGACACGAGAATCTCTCCATCGAAAGTCCCTTCGTTGATCGTGTCGCTGTAGGCGAGGGCCGCCGGATAGAAAAACGGGATTCCCATGTTGTCGACGACCGAGTCGGTCTCTTCCACGGGGATGACGCTGCGGATGTAGCGCTCGATCTGGCCGAAGATCCGCTGCGTCCTCTCGATGCGGGTTCCCGGTGGCGTGAAGACGTGCAGCCGGAACTTGCCCGCATCGACCGATGGGAAGAAATCCCGCCCGACTACGGGTAGGACGAGACCGGTCATCCCAACCAGGATCCCGAAGAGGACGAAAACCGCGGCACGATGGTGGAGCGCCAAGCGCAAGAGCTCGCCGAAACGGTCGCGGAAAGCCTCGAAGCCTTGCTCGAACTTCTGATGGAAGCGCTGAAACCGGCTCGGAGGTTTTCCTTCGGCCGACCGGCGATGTTTCTCCGCTTCCTCCGCGCTGATCAGCATGTCAGCCATCGTCGGGACAAGCGTCCGGGACAGGAAGTAGGAGAAGAGCATCGCAAAGACCACCCCCAAGGCCATCGGCGTGAAGAGGAACTTGGGCGGACCCTCGAGGAAGATCACGGAGGTGAAAACGATGCAGATGGAGAGAGTCGCCATGAACGCCGCATTGGCGATCTGTGCGGCACCGTCGAGAATCGCCTGGATCAGCGGCTTCCCGAGCCCGTGGTTCCGATGGATGTTCTCCACCTCCACGGTCGCATCGTCGACCAGCACTCCGACCGCGAGCGACAGGCCGCCCAGGGTCATGATGTTGATGGTGTAGCCCATCCGGCTCAAGATGAAGAGGGCGACCAGGATGCAGAGGGGGATCGAGGTGAGGACGATCAGGGTGCTGCGCCAACTGCCCAGAAAGATCAGGATCATGATTCCGGTGAGCGTCGCGGCGATCAGCCCTTCCTTCACGACCCCCTGCACCGATTCGCGGACGAAGATTGACTGATCGAAGATCGTGCGGATGTCGATCCCTTCGGGGGCGGCGGCCAAGGACTTGGGGAGGAGCTTTCGGAGATCCCCGACGAGCTGGAGGGTCGACGCCATGCCGTTCTTGAGCATGGGGAGGATGACTGCGGGGATGCCATTGACATGGGCGACATTCCACTGAACGGCACCCCCGTCGCGCGCATGGCCGATGTCGTGGAGGTAGACGATCTGCCCGTTGACCTTCTGGATCGGAAAGTTATTGAGATCGTCCACCTTCTTCGGAACGTTATTGACGCTGACCAGATAGTCGTATTCCCCGATCTTGATGTCCCCTGAGGGGAGATCGATGTTCTGATCGCTCAGCGACCTCATGACGCCGTCCGCGGTCATCCCCCTGGCCAAAAGCTGATTGGGATCGGTATCGACCATGATGAACCGCGGAGTTCCTCCCCAGGGCGGAGGCCAGGTCGATCCGCGAATGGTGGCCAGATCCCTCCGGAGGACATACCAGGAGTAGTCAAAAAGCTCCGCGGCGGACTTGGTCTTGCCGCTCACGGCCACCTGGATGACCGGAACCTCCGAGGCCGAATAGCGGAGCACATACGGGGGGGTGGTCCCCAAAGGCATCCGCTTGATGATGGTCTGGCAGATGCCCACCGTCTCCGCCAGAGCCGCATCGATGCTGGTCCCCGGCTGAAAGTACATTCGTATGACGTTGAGCCCGTAGAGCGTGCGGGATTCCACCCTTTGCACGTTGTCGACGTATTGCGTCAACGTGAACTCGCTGAAGGTGGTGATGTAGTTGGTCATGTCCTCCGGGGTCATGCCCTGGTAGAACCAGACGACGTTGACCACGGGGATGTCGATCTCCGGGAAAATGTCGGTCGGCGTCGTCGCGATGGTCAGCAAGCCCAGGACGAAGATGAGCGCCGCCATCACCCCTACGGTATAGGGCTTGCGCAATGCCAACCGGACAAGCGCCATCATAGCTAGAGTTGCTTCCTCGAAGCCGCTGAAGGCCGCGCTAGGCGGCGAGGAGTTAGGCCGATCCTCCGAAGACGCCGTCGACCGACGCATTCAAGCGTCGGCCCTCCGCCTTTGTCAAGTCGCCGCCGATCCGCCGCGCGCCGGAAATTCAGAGCGTTTGCTCCTTTTTCCCTTTTCGCAAGATCGATCCCTCAGTATATTTTGATGCCATGGGTATTCAATTGCCGCAAGCCGCGGAAAAGCTGAGCCCGATCGGCGGCCGTCTATCCATTGCCTTAGCTGTAGGAGGGGTCTTCTTTTGGATTGCCGTCGGCTTCCTCAACCTGATCCTCCGCTCGACCGACAGCCAAACGGAGTTGACTTCCGAATTTCTTGGCCTCTGCGCCGTGACGGGCTTCATGCTCAATGCTTCCGGAGTTCTCGTAGGCGGCCTAGCCTTGAGCCGAGAAAAATCCCCCAAGGCTACTCCCCTGATCGGGGTCGCCGTGAATGCCCTCCTCGCCCTGGTCGTGCTGGCCTTCATCCCGCTCTTTTAGCCGGTTTTCGAAACCCCACTCCGGCGATCGCGATCATAGTCCGTGGCCAACGCGATAGTGCAATTGCCCGATCCGGCGGATGATCTCCTCGTTGATTGCCTCCCGCAAGGGGCTGCCCCGGGGAAGCGCAAAGGCGTAGTCGATGCGTTGCAGCGGCTGCGGCACGATTTCAATCTCCCCCGCATAGGCCCTTCGCACCAAGTAGCGCAGCGTGGGCTCGCGCATGACGGCGGCATCGATCTTTCCGGCGACCAGCGCGGCGAGGCAATCCGGATAGGTGGGAAAGGAGAGCGCGTGCACCTTCTCGGCGGCCAGGAACTGCTCTCCTATGTCGCCGCGGACGCACCCCAGGCGGAGATCTTCCAATCTCCGGTGCTGCAACGACTGGTTGCTCACCTTCTCCACGGCGACGGCTGCGGTTACCCAAGCGGTAAAGCAGGAAACCAGGACCACGCCCACGAACATCCAGACCATGGCGATCGCCCTCCCTCTCGGGGTGCGCGGCACTTTGTCCCCGTATCCGATCGTGGTCATTGTCACGACCGCCCACCAGAAGGCGCTGCCGATGCCGTGGATCGTCTTTCCGCCGAAATGATCAGGGTTGTCTTTCCGCTCGACCAACCAGATCAGGATCCCCGCGAGCAGGGTAGCCAGGAGGAGCCCGGCCATCACGTAAACGAACTCCCGGCTGAGCAGAAAATGGACCACCGCCCACGCGGTGCTCGTCCGCTCCGAGCGGAAGGCCAGCGCCAGCGCGGAAGGGTAATACGGGTAACTATAGGAAATCTCGCGGGCATATTCGGGCGTCACGGCCACGCCCAGCGCGACGACGTCCACTCGGCCTTCCCGCAGGGCCGCGAGCATCGCGCCGGAACCGCCGGTGATTTCGACCAAGCGATAGGCCAAACCGAGATCGCCCGCGATCTCCCGCCATAGGTCGATGGCATAGCCCTGCCATTCCCCCAGGGAGTCACGTTCGGCAAACGGTGGATCCTCGCTCACCCCGACGCGTAGAACTTTAGAACGGTTGAGAGGGGAAGGAGCGGTTGTCTGCGCAAGGGTCGCCGCAGGAAAACTCCACCCGGCGATCGCTGCCGCGCCGAGCAGCCAAAGGGCGTTTCGCCAAGCGCGGTCTTGTTTGCGCGTCACGCGGCTCGCAATGCCCGAAGCCCTTTCTTCTCGTTTCCACGCGGCCCGAAGGGCGCGGCCGACCGGTCCGCCCTTGTCACCGGCCGCGGCTGCCGGTCGTCTCGCAATCCCGGCCCGCCGTCTCCGACCCGCCCAAGGCCGCTTGGACCGCCTGCCGCCAGCTGCCGAAAAAGCGCCGCTTGCACGCGGCGGCAAAGAGGGCGGGCTCCCGATTCCGAACCTCTGTGCTCGTCAAGGGTACCCCTTGCCTGTGCAAGGCACGGATCCGATCGAGGACCTCGGCCTCGGTCCACCGTTTCCGCTTGCGAATCTTTGCATAGTCGAGCCCGGCTCGCTCCACGGCCGCAGCCCAGGAGCCGAACCGCCGCCTCGCCGTGGCGATCAAGGAGTTGGCATGCTCGTCCATGTGCTTGGAGCTCAAGTCCGCGGACTCGGCGTGCAGTCGACGGATCTCCCGCAGGATATCCGCATCCTTCCAGGACCGATACCGGTAGATGTCGGCGGGGGCGAGCCCGGCGGCCAGAAGGGCGTTCTTCCAACTCCCGAAGTAGACCGGACGAATGGCCGCGTAAACCATGGGAGCGTACGGGCTCAACATCAAAGCCCGAAAGGAAAGGTCGGTCCCCTGCGCGTGGAGCGCACGGATCTTTTCCACGATGGTCTCCTTGGACCACCGTTGGTAGCGACGCACTTCCGCATACGGAATCCCGGCGGCTTCCACGGCCTTCTCCCAGCTACCGAAGTAGCGGATCCCCGCGGCAAGAAGCTCTTGATAGTGCCGGCGCATGTAGTGGGAGTAGAGCGGCCGCCCTTGTTGGCGCCAAGCGCGGATCTCGCGCAGGAGAATCTCTTCCCTCCACTCCCGATTCGTCTTCCTAACCGGAGCTTCGCTGGTTTTCATGATTGCTTTAAAATACAAAAATAGCGCCTAGTGCGGTCCTTGTCAATTATCTTTCCTAATGAAAGCAGCCCGCGTGCCATTTAGAAGGGGTCCCCGCAAATCGCCCGCAGCTCCTCTCGGACCAAAGCGGGCCGAATTTCCGCAAGGCAGCCGACGGGCCTCTGCTGCAGGCATCGGGTTCGCCAGCACGGCGAGCAACGGGCGGCTGCGGAGAGCACGCGCACCTGCCTTCCCACCGCCGCGGATTCCCGCCAGTCGGTCGGACCGAAGAGAATCAGGGTAGGCACCCCGAGAGCCGCCGCCAAGTGAGCGGGACCGGAATCGGGGCCCACCACCGCCTTCGCATGGCCCAGGATCGCCATCATCTGCCGCATGGGAAGGGAGCCGCGCAAGTCGACCACGTTTTTCGCCTCCAAGGGGAACCAGGGCCCTACCCCCATCACCACGAAGCAAAGATCCGGAACGGATCGCGCCAGTTCTCCATAATAGCGCCAGGGCCAGAGCTTTGTCCTCCACCGCGCGTACGGATGCAATACCACGTAGCGCCCGCTCGGCAATCCGGACATCGGCAGCGATCCGGCATCCAGTCCATAATCCACGGGTCCCTCAGGGACCCCCAAGTAGCGGAGGAAAGCGAGGTACCGCTCCTGGGCTGGCGGCGGAGGAGGCATGACCCGCTCACGATACACCAGAATCGAACCCTCCCGTCCGTTCCACGGGCCGATCCGCCGCTTCGCCCCGCTCAAGAGACAGAGAATGCCGCTGCGCAAAAGCCCTTGAAGATCGATAAGCAAATCGTACCGCTCTCTCCGGACGCTCGCGAGGCAGTGCGCGAGATCGAGGAGGAGCCGGGACGGCGTGCTTCGCCGCCGGGGAAACTCGACAAAGCGGTCGATCGCCGGGTGGTCCGTGAACAGCTCTCGGTACGGAGCGAAAGCCATCCAATGGATTTCGGCCGATGGCCATCGGCGCCGCAGGCCGGAGGCCACCGGAAGCGCTTGGACGACGTCCCCGAGCGAACTGAACTTGAGGATCAGGATCTTCTTCGGAGAGAACTCATCGTCCCCAAGCCGTCCCACCCGAAGCTCGCTCCGCCCGTCATTCATCCTTCCAGCCCGAGGTGCGAGCTTGACATATGTTCTCAAACTCTATAGAGAGCCAGCCATGTCGATCTTCCCCACGGTGATCGCGACAATCGGACGCACCCCTCTCATTCAGCTCAACCGGCTCGCACGAGGAATTGAGGCAAGGGTAGTGCTGAAGGCGGAATTTTTCAACCCGCTTGGCAGCGTCAAGGACCGGATCGGAGCCGCCATGATCGAGGCCGCAGAACGAGAAGGGCTCCTCAACGCAGAGACCGAAATCATCGAACCAACCTCCGGCAATACGGGCATCGCCCTGGCCTTTGTAGCAGCCGCCAAGGGATATCGCCTGACGTTGACGATGCCGGAGAGCATGAGCGTGGAGCGCCGAACGCTGCTGGCCCTGTTGGGAGCCAATTTGGTGCTTACCCCGGCCGCCGAAGGGATGGCCGGCGCCATTCGTCAGGCCATGGTCCTGAAAGAAAAGCGAGCCAACTCCTGGATTCCGCAGCAGTTCGAAAACCCCGCCAACCCGGACATCCACCGGCGCACCACAGCCGAAGAGATTTGGGCGGATACGGAGGGGGCCATCGATATTTTCGTGTCCGGGGTGGGCACCGGAGGCACGATCTCCGGCGTCGGCGAAGTGATCAAGGCGCGCAAGCCGAGTTTCCGCACCGTCGCCGTCGAGCCTCTCGGGTCGCCCGTCATCTCCCAGGCATTGCGAGGGGAGCCGCTGAAGCCGGGCCCTCATAAGATCCAAGGAATCGGGGCCGGCTTCGTCCCCAAGAATCTCAACCTCTCCGTCGTCGACGAGACCTTCTGCGTCGCCGACGCCGATGCGTTTGCGATGGCGCGTCGATTGGCTGCCGAAGAGGGGATCCTGGCCGGGATTTCCACGGGTGCGACCGTTCACGCTGCGCTTGAGATCGCCAAGAGGCCGGAGAATCGAGGCAAGCTCATTGTCGCGGTTGCCGCCAGCACCGGGGAGCGCTACCTGAGCACGGCTCTTGCCGAAGAAGCTCGCCGTCGCGTGGGTTCCTTGTAAGCTCCGGCGGATCCCCAGCGCTTTTCCGCTTGGGCCTGCGTCCGTCCCACTCCATACATAGGATGTCGACGTTCTTTTTGATTGCGAAGTCCGATTTCTAGCTCAATCCTACACTGCGTGGCTCATGAAGTTCGTGCCCGGGGCCCGGGCCGATGAGCCTGAATGCAAGGCGGGACGTAGTGGTTGTCCCGGTGTTGTATGGCGAGATGCTGCGATAAGGGCCGAAAAGTCGAAGGCCCGATAGCAGCCGGGCCTATTTCGCTAGCCACTGGAAATCGCTTCTGAGACAGGCTGGCTAAACACTCGGGCAGTCCCTTGCGTATTCCCGATTTGGCATGATCGACAACGACTCAGCGCTCAAACTCTATCTGCGGGAAATCAGCCAAATCCCCCTCTTGAGCCGAGAGGAGGAGGTGGAGCTGGCTCATCGGATCCAAAAGGGAGATGCGGCCGCCCGCCAGAAGATGATCCAGGCCAACCTGAGGCTGGTCGTGAAGATCGCCCATGATTACGCGACCAGCGGTCTCCCTCTCCTCGACCTGATTTCCGAGGGCAATATCGGGTTGATGAAAGCGGTCGACCGCTTCGATCCGTCCAAAGGCGGAAAGCTAAGCACCTATGCCGCCTGGTGGATCAAGCAATCGATCAAGCGGGCGCTGGCCAACCAGAGCAAGACGATCCGCCTGCCCGTGCATTTGGTCGACAAGATCGCTCGGATGCGGAGGACGGCGAGCCGGCTGGCGGAGGAGTTCGGCCGCGAACCGACCGACGACGAATTGGCCCAGGAGCTCGGCATCTCCTCCGCCCGCGTGGGAGAGCTGCGCACGATTGCGATTCAGCCCGCTTCCCTCAACGCGACCGTGGGAGAGGAGGAGGACGGTACCTCGCTCGGAGAGCTTGTCAAGGACGAAAGCGCGATCGATCCCGCTTCCATCATTCAAAACGAAAACTTACGAAAGACCGTGATGGAGCTCCTGCCCACCCTCGATCCCCGGGAGCGCAAGATCCTCGCGCTTCGCTTCGGACTCGAGGGAAACGAGGAGATGACCTTGGAGGAGATCGGCAAGAAATTCCACGTGACGCGGGAACGGATCCGGCAGCTCCAAAACCTCGCCTTGCGGAAGGTGCGCCGAGCCCTGGAAAAGAAGGAAAAGCGTCAGCTCTCCCGATGACCTTCCTTCTCCAGAGCACCCTATCCCGGCTCCGGGGGAAAGTCCGCACGATTCCGGACTTTCCGAAAAAGGGGGTCCTCTACCGGGACATCACGCCGCTCATCGGAGACGGGCAGTTCTTTCGCTTGGTGATGACGGTCTTCCTGAAGAGGTACCAGCGACGGAAGATCGACAAGATCGCAGCCATCGACGCCCGAGGATTCATCTTCGCCGGAGCCTTGGCCCACATCCTCGGCGTCGGGCTCGTCCCGATTCGGAAGAAGGGAAAGCTTCCGTACCAGACGTACGAAACCGAATACGCTTCCGAATACGGTCTTAACACCTTGACCATCCACCGGGATGCCATCGCTAAAGACGAACAGGTCCTGATTCTGGACGACGTGCTTGCCACGGGCGGCACGGCGGAAGCGGCGGCCAAGTTGATCGAGCGCTGCCAAGGAACGCTCGTCGAGCTCGGTTTCCTCATCGAGCTTCTGGATCTCAAGGGCAGGGAGCGTCTC from Methylacidimicrobium sp. AP8 includes:
- a CDS encoding glycosyltransferase family 9 protein, which codes for MNDGRSELRVGRLGDDEFSPKKILILKFSSLGDVVQALPVASGLRRRWPSAEIHWMAFAPYRELFTDHPAIDRFVEFPRRRSTPSRLLLDLAHCLASVRRERYDLLIDLQGLLRSGILCLLSGAKRRIGPWNGREGSILVYRERVMPPPPPAQERYLAFLRYLGVPEGPVDYGLDAGSLPMSGLPSGRYVVLHPYARWRTKLWPWRYYGELARSVPDLCFVVMGVGPWFPLEAKNVVDLRGSLPMRQMMAILGHAKAVVGPDSGPAHLAAALGVPTLILFGPTDWRESAAVGRQVRVLSAAARCSPCWRTRCLQQRPVGCLAEIRPALVREELRAICGDPF
- a CDS encoding transporter substrate-binding domain-containing protein, translating into MSEDPPFAERDSLGEWQGYAIDLWREIAGDLGLAYRLVEITGGSGAMLAALREGRVDVVALGVAVTPEYAREISYSYPYYPSALALAFRSERTSTAWAVVHFLLSREFVYVMAGLLLATLLAGILIWLVERKDNPDHFGGKTIHGIGSAFWWAVVTMTTIGYGDKVPRTPRGRAIAMVWMFVGVVLVSCFTAWVTAAVAVEKVSNQSLQHRRLEDLRLGCVRGDIGEQFLAAEKVHALSFPTYPDCLAALVAGKIDAAVMREPTLRYLVRRAYAGEIEIVPQPLQRIDYAFALPRGSPLREAINEEIIRRIGQLHYRVGHGL
- a CDS encoding RNA polymerase sigma factor RpoD/SigA, coding for MIDNDSALKLYLREISQIPLLSREEEVELAHRIQKGDAAARQKMIQANLRLVVKIAHDYATSGLPLLDLISEGNIGLMKAVDRFDPSKGGKLSTYAAWWIKQSIKRALANQSKTIRLPVHLVDKIARMRRTASRLAEEFGREPTDDELAQELGISSARVGELRTIAIQPASLNATVGEEEDGTSLGELVKDESAIDPASIIQNENLRKTVMELLPTLDPRERKILALRFGLEGNEEMTLEEIGKKFHVTRERIRQLQNLALRKVRRALEKKEKRQLSR
- the cysK gene encoding cysteine synthase A, which encodes MSIFPTVIATIGRTPLIQLNRLARGIEARVVLKAEFFNPLGSVKDRIGAAMIEAAEREGLLNAETEIIEPTSGNTGIALAFVAAAKGYRLTLTMPESMSVERRTLLALLGANLVLTPAAEGMAGAIRQAMVLKEKRANSWIPQQFENPANPDIHRRTTAEEIWADTEGAIDIFVSGVGTGGTISGVGEVIKARKPSFRTVAVEPLGSPVISQALRGEPLKPGPHKIQGIGAGFVPKNLNLSVVDETFCVADADAFAMARRLAAEEGILAGISTGATVHAALEIAKRPENRGKLIVAVAASTGERYLSTALAEEARRRVGSL
- a CDS encoding homing endonuclease associated repeat-containing protein; the protein is MKTSEAPVRKTNREWREEILLREIRAWRQQGRPLYSHYMRRHYQELLAAGIRYFGSWEKAVEAAGIPYAEVRRYQRWSKETIVEKIRALHAQGTDLSFRALMLSPYAPMVYAAIRPVYFGSWKNALLAAGLAPADIYRYRSWKDADILREIRRLHAESADLSSKHMDEHANSLIATARRRFGSWAAAVERAGLDYAKIRKRKRWTEAEVLDRIRALHRQGVPLTSTEVRNREPALFAAACKRRFFGSWRQAVQAALGGSETAGRDCETTGSRGR
- a CDS encoding efflux RND transporter permease subunit, whose protein sequence is MMALVRLALRKPYTVGVMAALIFVLGLLTIATTPTDIFPEIDIPVVNVVWFYQGMTPEDMTNYITTFSEFTLTQYVDNVQRVESRTLYGLNVIRMYFQPGTSIDAALAETVGICQTIIKRMPLGTTPPYVLRYSASEVPVIQVAVSGKTKSAAELFDYSWYVLRRDLATIRGSTWPPPWGGTPRFIMVDTDPNQLLARGMTADGVMRSLSDQNIDLPSGDIKIGEYDYLVSVNNVPKKVDDLNNFPIQKVNGQIVYLHDIGHARDGGAVQWNVAHVNGIPAVILPMLKNGMASTLQLVGDLRKLLPKSLAAAPEGIDIRTIFDQSIFVRESVQGVVKEGLIAATLTGIMILIFLGSWRSTLIVLTSIPLCILVALFILSRMGYTINIMTLGGLSLAVGVLVDDATVEVENIHRNHGLGKPLIQAILDGAAQIANAAFMATLSICIVFTSVIFLEGPPKFLFTPMALGVVFAMLFSYFLSRTLVPTMADMLISAEEAEKHRRSAEGKPPSRFQRFHQKFEQGFEAFRDRFGELLRLALHHRAAVFVLFGILVGMTGLVLPVVGRDFFPSVDAGKFRLHVFTPPGTRIERTQRIFGQIERYIRSVIPVEETDSVVDNMGIPFFYPAALAYSDTINEGTFDGEILVSLKEDHRPTAYYVKKLREELPLKFPGCRFFFQAADMVNQILNFGSAAPIDIQVEGKNEKLVTDVAQKIERRIRKIPGAVDAIVYQMRQPYLHIEVDRIRALDLGMTQKQVADNVLNHLSSSYVVAPNYWADPETTINYPLVVQSPQFKLDSRNWLMNLNVGYPSEEIYSRLLTTHLEPQLISNLIELRRTRKAAVISHYNMKPLKNVFVNIQGRDLGGVAGDVQKVVDDFSKKLPPGYDIHVRGQAQSMNSAFLRLGLGTVFAIAMVYFLLVVNFQGWLDPFIILTALPVGACGIVWMLYLTGTTFNVPSLMGTIMTVGVATSNSILLITFANEEMRNGNDATTAAWLAGKIRLRPVIMTAGAMILGMLPMSLGLGEGGEQNAPLGRAVIGGLLFATVGTLFVVPVIYSLIRGRPERKE
- a CDS encoding efflux RND transporter periplasmic adaptor subunit, whose amino-acid sequence is MNMPEGFEPVENGSGLVQGGQETPQYPDKRWSRAHQGADGVIEPPSAPEVAPEEVGFTGKSCGKLPKGRGIYRFAVLFGGALLALFLIGLIPRLFNKIALHRAMLAGEKIAVSVTLPEKPKPLTDLLLPGTARGYYETPIWARVNGYIKNWWVDIGERVKEGQLMAEIDAPDIDKSVEAYEGALHSAEANLVIARITLDRWKGLILTRAVSQQALDEKQAMYDAALARVNAARGQLQHYEQLKSFEKILAPFTGIVTARNIDVGTLVSLGSEKGVHELYRVAVNDLMRVYVAVPQNYVPQIQVGSWADVTASELPGVVYHGIVVRTAQAVDPLSRTLLTEVDVGNPDGRIVVNMYVDVIFHLPTASTLLLVPVNSVVYRSDGNFLLVVDKDSKVRFRKVELGHDLGNQMEITAGLRPDERVILNPPDSLEDGDPVVVAADLSKAADEKSKKKGGHEDRGAR
- a CDS encoding adenine phosphoribosyltransferase, which produces MTFLLQSTLSRLRGKVRTIPDFPKKGVLYRDITPLIGDGQFFRLVMTVFLKRYQRRKIDKIAAIDARGFIFAGALAHILGVGLVPIRKKGKLPYQTYETEYASEYGLNTLTIHRDAIAKDEQVLILDDVLATGGTAEAAAKLIERCQGTLVELGFLIELLDLKGRERLSRYPIYSILQFP